In Acinetobacter sp. WCHAc010034, a genomic segment contains:
- a CDS encoding class I SAM-dependent methyltransferase yields the protein MQPQDIISPIDLKNPADAQQWANEANLKRPWRAEIFSFYVAEIQQHAPHGQVLELGAGPGDLARHLLQNCPDIHYTAFDFSAAIHALAKSKLISSALERSRFVLGDFKQAGWEKSLAAEGGMDGYDAVIIHQALHELRHKRHAAAFHQAVRRLLKSGAAYWVCDHLYAPQAMQNNELYMSADEHLQALRQAGFKEVAALMEINGLCVFKCNG from the coding sequence ATGCAACCGCAGGACATCATCAGCCCTATAGACTTGAAAAATCCGGCCGATGCGCAACAGTGGGCCAATGAGGCGAACTTAAAGCGCCCTTGGCGCGCGGAGATTTTCAGCTTTTATGTCGCCGAAATCCAGCAGCATGCGCCGCATGGGCAGGTTTTGGAATTAGGCGCCGGGCCGGGTGATCTGGCCAGGCATTTGCTGCAAAACTGTCCGGATATTCACTATACCGCATTTGATTTTTCAGCGGCCATACATGCGCTTGCAAAAAGTAAGTTGATTTCTTCTGCGCTGGAAAGAAGCCGGTTTGTGCTGGGCGACTTTAAGCAGGCGGGGTGGGAAAAAAGCTTAGCCGCGGAAGGCGGGATGGATGGCTATGATGCGGTCATCATTCATCAGGCGCTGCATGAGCTGCGGCATAAGCGGCATGCGGCTGCATTTCATCAGGCAGTGAGGCGGCTGCTGAAAAGCGGGGCTGCATACTGGGTTTGCGACCATCTTTATGCGCCGCAGGCCATGCAGAATAATGAACTGTATATGTCTGCAGATGAGCATCTGCAGGCGCTGCGGCAGGCGGGGTTTAAAGAGGTAGCTGCGCTTATGGAAATTAACGGCTTGTGCGTATTTAAATGTAATGGCTGA
- a CDS encoding PLP-dependent aminotransferase family protein translates to MPKTKIEWVMQQVKAQIEQKTFIAGTRVPSVRQNAQQLGCSVSTVVEAYARLVSAGILESRIGAGYFVCRPSTASALLAEREIAYKREIDPLWISRQSLEASDETLKPGCGWLPKEWMPEQAIRKALKLAAKSDSSLLLDYSIPHGHVPLRRYIARRREIYDAALNLQQILITDSATQSIDLIFRHLLKPGDIILIDDPCYFNFKALIKAHGLNSIAVPFTKNGPDAACFREALQHRPKLYLTNSGIHNPTGASLSLQTAYQIAKLAEQAGLYIIEDEIFSDFEYLPAPRYLTLMGPQRVIQIGSFTKTLSAAIRCGFIAAHEEMIDQLIDLKIATHFNSSSLNAEIIYQALMDSSYLKHIEWLKKQLQKAMNDAVKKLEALNIQPVVLPKAGMFLWCKLPENIEAPKLSQLCLHKGVILAPGNSFSSARNAGQYMRFNVAQCIDKTVFDVLAEALREAQRASPALS, encoded by the coding sequence ATGCCGAAAACTAAAATTGAATGGGTGATGCAGCAGGTTAAAGCGCAAATCGAGCAGAAGACCTTTATTGCGGGCACGCGCGTGCCTTCAGTGCGCCAAAATGCGCAGCAGCTGGGCTGTTCAGTTTCCACCGTGGTTGAAGCCTATGCGCGCTTAGTTTCGGCGGGCATTCTGGAATCCAGAATCGGCGCAGGCTACTTTGTCTGCCGCCCATCTACCGCGTCCGCGCTGCTGGCGGAGCGTGAAATTGCCTATAAAAGAGAGATCGATCCGCTCTGGATTTCCAGACAGTCACTGGAAGCCTCAGATGAAACGCTGAAGCCGGGCTGCGGCTGGCTGCCCAAAGAATGGATGCCGGAACAGGCAATCCGCAAAGCGCTGAAACTGGCAGCAAAATCTGACAGCAGCCTTCTGCTGGACTATTCCATTCCGCATGGGCATGTGCCTTTACGGCGCTATATTGCGCGGCGCAGGGAAATCTATGATGCTGCTTTAAATCTGCAGCAGATTTTAATCACTGACTCGGCAACGCAGTCTATTGATTTGATTTTCAGGCATTTATTAAAGCCGGGTGATATCATCTTAATTGATGACCCGTGCTATTTTAACTTCAAGGCGCTGATTAAAGCCCACGGCTTGAACTCCATTGCCGTGCCTTTTACTAAAAATGGCCCCGATGCGGCATGCTTTAGGGAAGCGCTGCAGCATCGGCCCAAACTGTATTTAACCAATTCGGGCATACACAACCCAACCGGCGCCAGCCTTTCGCTGCAAACGGCTTATCAAATTGCCAAGCTGGCTGAACAGGCGGGCTTATACATTATTGAAGATGAAATATTCAGCGATTTTGAATACCTGCCGGCGCCGCGCTATCTCACCTTGATGGGCCCGCAGCGGGTCATTCAAATCGGCAGTTTTACCAAAACGCTGTCGGCCGCCATCCGCTGCGGCTTTATCGCTGCGCATGAGGAGATGATTGATCAGCTGATTGACCTGAAAATTGCGACGCATTTCAACAGCAGCAGCCTGAACGCGGAAATTATCTATCAGGCGCTGATGGACAGCAGCTATTTAAAGCATATTGAATGGCTGAAAAAACAGCTGCAGAAAGCCATGAATGATGCCGTAAAAAAGCTGGAAGCTTTGAATATTCAGCCCGTGGTTCTGCCTAAGGCGGGAATGTTCCTGTGGTGCAAATTGCCGGAAAATATTGAAGCGCCAAAACTTTCGCAGCTGTGCCTGCACAAGGGCGTTATTCTGGCGCCGGGCAATTCCTTCAGCTCAGCCCGGAATGCAGGGCAGTACATGCGCTTTAATGTGGCGCAATGCATTGATAAAACCGTCTTTGATGTGCTGGCCGAAGCATTGCGGGAAGCGCAGCGGGCGTCGCCGGCATTGAGTTAG